A single genomic interval of Streptomyces sp. BA2 harbors:
- a CDS encoding C39 family peptidase, protein MSLCSACQVPSLTQFASPGLVERIVYGGLDPAADPAWAESGAATLDDYARWCGHLCGLTCLRMALGPSAPSLFELRDGALKYGAYTEDADHTIRGLIYAPFAEYVREVHGVNGTVHRHLTVEEITGLLDEGRSVMVSVHYEIRRPHRPSPGRGGHLVLVTGRSADGGLHLHNPSGTDAGTRMADMALSDFEPFFAGRGVSMH, encoded by the coding sequence GTGTCTCTCTGTTCCGCCTGCCAGGTCCCTTCCCTCACCCAGTTCGCCTCGCCCGGCCTCGTCGAGCGGATCGTGTACGGCGGCCTCGACCCGGCGGCCGACCCGGCCTGGGCCGAATCGGGCGCCGCCACCCTCGACGACTACGCGCGCTGGTGCGGCCACCTGTGCGGTCTGACGTGCCTGCGGATGGCACTCGGCCCGTCCGCGCCCTCGCTCTTCGAACTGCGGGACGGCGCACTGAAGTACGGCGCGTACACGGAGGATGCCGATCACACGATCCGCGGGCTGATCTACGCCCCGTTCGCGGAGTACGTGCGTGAGGTGCACGGCGTCAACGGCACGGTGCACCGGCACCTCACGGTGGAGGAGATCACCGGCCTGCTCGACGAGGGCCGCTCGGTCATGGTCTCGGTGCACTACGAGATCCGCCGCCCGCACCGGCCGTCGCCCGGCCGGGGCGGCCACCTCGTGCTGGTCACGGGGCGTTCCGCGGACGGGGGTCTGCACCTGCACAACCCGTCCGGGACCGACGCCGGGACGCGGATGGCGGACATGGCACTTTCGGACTTCGAACCGTTCTTCGCCGGACGCGGAGTGTCCATGCACTGA
- a CDS encoding pyridoxal phosphate-dependent aminotransferase — translation MEFRQSSKLSEVCYEIRGPVIEHANALEEAGHSVLRLNTGNPALFGFEAPEEIVQDMIRMLPQAHGYTDSRGILSARRAVAQRYQALGLDEVSVDDVFLGNGVSELVTMAVQALLEDGDEVLIPAPDFPLWTAVTTLSGGKAVHYTCDESADWYPDLDDMAAKITDRTKAVVIINPNNPTGAVYPKEILEGILDLARRHGLMVFADEIYDQILYDDAVHHSVAALAPDLVVLTFCGLSKTYRVAGFRSGWLVVTGPQQHAKSYLEGLTMLASMRLCPNAPAQYAIQAALGGRQSIRDLTAPGGRLHEQRDMAWRKLNDIPGISCVKPKGALYAFARLDPKVHPIHDDEKFVLDLLLQEKIQVVQGTGFNWPRPDHFRILTLPYADDLDAAISRIGRFLSGYRQ, via the coding sequence ATGGAGTTCCGGCAGTCCAGCAAGCTCAGCGAGGTCTGTTACGAGATCCGGGGCCCGGTCATCGAGCACGCCAACGCCCTGGAGGAGGCGGGCCACAGCGTCCTGCGCCTGAACACCGGCAACCCCGCGCTCTTCGGCTTCGAGGCGCCCGAGGAGATCGTCCAGGACATGATCCGGATGCTCCCCCAGGCGCACGGCTACACGGACTCGCGCGGCATCCTCTCGGCCCGCCGCGCCGTCGCCCAGCGCTACCAGGCCCTTGGCCTCGACGAGGTCTCCGTGGACGACGTATTCCTCGGCAACGGCGTCTCCGAGCTGGTCACGATGGCCGTCCAGGCCCTCCTGGAGGACGGCGACGAAGTCCTCATCCCCGCACCGGACTTCCCCCTGTGGACCGCCGTGACGACCCTCTCCGGAGGCAAGGCCGTCCACTACACGTGCGACGAGTCCGCCGACTGGTACCCGGACCTGGACGACATGGCCGCGAAGATCACCGACCGCACCAAAGCCGTCGTGATCATCAACCCGAACAACCCAACGGGCGCCGTGTATCCCAAGGAGATCCTGGAGGGCATCCTCGACCTCGCGCGCCGCCACGGCCTGATGGTCTTCGCCGACGAGATCTACGACCAGATCCTCTACGACGACGCCGTGCACCACAGCGTCGCCGCCCTCGCCCCGGACCTCGTGGTCCTGACCTTCTGCGGTCTGTCGAAGACGTATCGCGTCGCGGGGTTCCGGTCCGGCTGGCTGGTCGTCACGGGCCCGCAGCAGCACGCGAAGAGCTACCTGGAGGGGCTGACCATGCTCGCCTCCATGCGCCTGTGCCCGAACGCCCCCGCCCAGTACGCCATCCAGGCCGCCCTCGGCGGCCGGCAGTCCATCCGCGATCTCACCGCTCCGGGCGGCAGGCTGCACGAGCAGCGCGACATGGCGTGGCGGAAGCTGAACGACATCCCCGGCATCTCGTGCGTGAAGCCCAAGGGGGCGCTGTACGCCTTCGCGCGCCTCGACCCCAAGGTCCACCCCATCCACGACGACGAGAAGTTCGTCCTCGACCTGCTCCTCCAGGAGAAGATCCAGGTCGTCCAGGGCACGGGCTTCAACTGGCCGCGCCCCGACCACTTCCGCATCCTCACGCTCCCTTACGCTGACGACCTCGACGCGGCGATCAGCCGCATCGGCCGCTTCCTCAGCGGCTACCGCCAGTGA
- a CDS encoding winged helix-turn-helix transcriptional regulator, producing the protein MPPAPRPHRSYDQYCAAARALDTVGDRWTLLIVRELLVGPRRYTDLHADLPGVSTDVLASRLKDMERDGLTTRRRLPPPSAAYVYELTERGRELLPVLQALATWGAPALQERAPTDAVRAHWFALPLLRALAGLGVEGVAQVRLDEGEFHVRVGGDGGSYGDGPAPQEPDARIVMDAETSVAVSGGALTVAEGVKAGRIEVSGEGVLAKALRAC; encoded by the coding sequence ATGCCACCTGCACCCAGGCCTCACCGAAGCTATGACCAGTACTGCGCTGCCGCCCGTGCCCTCGACACCGTGGGTGACCGCTGGACCCTGCTGATCGTCCGCGAACTCCTGGTCGGCCCCCGCCGCTACACCGACCTGCACGCCGATCTGCCGGGCGTGAGCACGGACGTCCTGGCGTCCCGGCTCAAGGACATGGAGCGCGATGGCCTGACGACGCGCCGCCGCCTGCCCCCGCCATCGGCCGCGTACGTCTATGAACTGACCGAGCGGGGCCGCGAGTTGCTGCCGGTCCTCCAGGCCCTCGCCACCTGGGGCGCGCCCGCCCTCCAGGAGCGCGCGCCGACGGACGCGGTCCGCGCCCACTGGTTCGCGCTGCCGCTGCTGCGGGCCCTGGCGGGACTCGGGGTGGAAGGGGTGGCCCAGGTCCGCCTGGACGAGGGGGAGTTCCATGTACGTGTCGGGGGCGACGGTGGCTCGTACGGGGACGGACCGGCGCCCCAGGAACCGGACGCCCGCATCGTCATGGACGCGGAGACGTCCGTCGCGGTGAGCGGGGGCGCCCTGACGGTCGCCGAAGGGGTCAAGGCGGGCCGGATCGAGGTGTCCGGCGAGGGCGTCCTCGCGAAGGCCCTGCGCGCGTGCTGA
- a CDS encoding HipA family kinase yields the protein MLREVTAVRYVNPLRTGGSVPGVVEADDLGTYVVKFTGSAQGRKALVAEIIVGELARHLGLRFPELVLVHFDPAVAADEPHQEVRDLLAASAGLNLGMDLLPGAVDFTPEALDVDPLEAGKVVWLDALTANVDRTVHSSNLMIWPTFGVHEPHLWLIDHGAALVFHHRWGASAPDKVYDFRHHALGGYGPDTRAADAELAPLVTEAALCEIVGLVPDAWLADEPGFSSPDEVREAYVAFLLARARASAAWLPVDFPSRGELAAADARRAAATEKGRPAWLKRVPDLHGKPAAEQDWSSHLG from the coding sequence GTGCTGCGTGAAGTGACTGCTGTCCGGTATGTGAACCCGTTGCGGACCGGGGGCTCCGTGCCCGGCGTCGTCGAGGCCGACGACCTGGGTACGTACGTCGTGAAGTTCACCGGGTCGGCGCAGGGCCGCAAGGCGCTGGTCGCCGAGATCATCGTCGGTGAACTGGCCCGCCACCTCGGCCTGCGCTTCCCCGAGCTCGTCCTGGTCCACTTCGATCCGGCGGTCGCGGCGGACGAGCCGCACCAGGAGGTGCGGGACCTGCTTGCCGCCAGCGCCGGTCTCAACCTCGGCATGGACCTCCTGCCGGGCGCCGTGGACTTCACCCCCGAGGCGCTTGACGTGGACCCGCTGGAGGCGGGCAAGGTGGTGTGGCTCGACGCCCTCACCGCGAACGTCGACCGCACGGTGCACAGTTCGAACCTGATGATCTGGCCCACGTTCGGCGTCCACGAGCCCCACCTGTGGCTGATCGACCACGGCGCGGCCCTGGTCTTCCACCACCGCTGGGGCGCGTCCGCGCCGGACAAGGTGTACGACTTCCGGCATCACGCGCTGGGCGGGTACGGACCCGATACGCGTGCGGCCGATGCTGAACTGGCCCCGCTCGTCACGGAGGCGGCGCTATGCGAGATCGTCGGTCTCGTGCCGGACGCGTGGCTGGCGGACGAGCCGGGATTCTCGTCCCCCGATGAGGTCCGCGAGGCGTACGTCGCTTTCCTGCTGGCGCGTGCGCGGGCCTCCGCGGCCTGGCTGCCGGTGGACTTTCCCAGCCGGGGTGAGCTTGCCGCCGCGGACGCCCGGCGTGCTGCCGCTACCGAGAAGGGGCGTCCCGCCTGGCTCAAGCGGGTTCCCGATCTGCACGGGAAGCCTGCGGCTGAGCAGGATTGGTCCTCGCATCTCGGTTAG
- the aceB gene encoding malate synthase A, which yields MSAPAQSPLAIVDAEPLPRQEEVLTDAALAFVAELHRLFTPRRDELLNRRSERRAEIARSSTLDFLPETAAIRADDSWKVAPAPAALNDRRVEITGPTDRKMTINALNSGAKVWLADFEDASAPTWENVVLGQLNLADAYERRIDFTDDRSGKSYSLKDADELATVVMRPRGWHLDERHLQFEGRPVPGALVDFGLYFFHNAKRLIELGKGPYFYLPKTESYLEARLWNDIFVFAQDYVGIPQGTVRATVLIETITAAYEMEEILYELRDHASGLNAGRWDYLFSIVKNFRDGGSKFVLPDRNLVTMTAPFMRAYTELLVRTCHKRGAHAIGGMAAFIPSRKDAEVNKVAFEKVKNDKDREAGDGFDGSWVAHPDLVPIAMKSFDAVLGEKPNQKDRLREDVQVAPGDLIAVDSLDAKPTYDGLVNAVQVGIRYIEAWLRGLGAVAIFNLMEDAATAEISRSQIWQWINAGVVFENGQTATADLAREVAAAELDAIRAEIGDEAFESGKWQQAHDLLLQVSLDADYADFLTLPAYEQLR from the coding sequence ATGTCCGCACCAGCGCAGTCCCCGCTGGCCATCGTCGACGCGGAGCCTCTGCCGCGGCAGGAGGAGGTCCTCACCGACGCGGCCCTCGCCTTTGTGGCCGAGCTGCACCGGCTCTTCACGCCCAGGCGTGACGAGCTCCTCAACCGCCGCTCCGAGCGCCGCGCCGAGATCGCCCGCAGCTCCACGCTCGACTTCCTTCCCGAGACCGCGGCCATCCGCGCGGACGACTCCTGGAAGGTGGCGCCGGCCCCGGCGGCCCTGAACGACCGCCGTGTCGAGATCACCGGGCCGACGGACCGCAAGATGACCATCAACGCCCTGAACTCGGGCGCCAAGGTCTGGCTCGCGGACTTCGAGGACGCATCGGCGCCCACCTGGGAGAACGTGGTCCTCGGCCAGCTGAACCTCGCCGACGCCTACGAGCGCCGCATCGACTTCACGGACGACCGCAGCGGCAAGTCGTACTCCCTCAAGGACGCCGACGAGCTCGCCACCGTCGTGATGCGCCCGCGCGGCTGGCACCTGGACGAGCGTCACCTGCAGTTCGAGGGCCGCCCGGTGCCCGGCGCGCTCGTCGACTTCGGCCTGTACTTCTTCCACAACGCCAAGCGCCTCATCGAGCTCGGCAAGGGCCCGTACTTCTACCTCCCGAAGACGGAGTCGTACCTGGAGGCCCGCCTCTGGAACGACATCTTCGTCTTCGCGCAGGACTACGTCGGCATCCCGCAGGGCACCGTCCGCGCCACGGTCCTCATCGAGACGATCACGGCCGCGTACGAGATGGAGGAGATCCTCTACGAGCTCCGCGACCACGCGTCGGGCCTGAACGCGGGCCGCTGGGACTACCTCTTCTCCATCGTCAAGAACTTCCGTGACGGCGGCTCGAAGTTCGTCCTGCCGGACCGCAACCTCGTGACGATGACGGCCCCCTTCATGCGGGCGTACACCGAACTCCTCGTCCGCACCTGCCACAAGCGCGGCGCGCACGCGATCGGCGGCATGGCCGCGTTCATCCCGTCCCGCAAGGACGCGGAGGTCAACAAGGTCGCCTTCGAGAAGGTCAAGAACGACAAGGACCGCGAGGCGGGCGACGGCTTCGACGGCTCCTGGGTCGCGCACCCGGACCTGGTCCCGATCGCGATGAAGTCGTTCGACGCGGTCCTCGGCGAGAAGCCCAACCAGAAGGACCGTCTGCGCGAGGACGTGCAGGTCGCGCCCGGGGACCTCATCGCCGTCGACTCCCTCGACGCGAAGCCCACGTACGACGGCCTGGTCAACGCCGTCCAGGTCGGCATCCGTTACATCGAGGCCTGGCTGCGCGGCCTCGGCGCCGTCGCCATCTTCAACCTCATGGAGGACGCGGCCACCGCCGAGATCTCGCGCTCGCAGATCTGGCAGTGGATCAACGCAGGTGTCGTCTTCGAGAACGGTCAGACGGCGACCGCCGACCTGGCCCGCGAGGTCGCCGCCGCCGAACTGGACGCGATCCGCGCCGAGATCGGCGACGAGGCCTTCGAGTCCGGCAAGTGGCAGCAGGCCCACGACCTCCTCCTCCAGGTCTCCCTGGACGCGGACTACGCGGACTTCCTCACGCTCCCGGCGTACGAGCAACTGCGCTGA
- a CDS encoding nucleotidyltransferase family protein produces the protein MTNPMIAGLLLAAGGGRRLGGRPKALLDHQGRPLVEHAVRVLREAGCTRVHVVLGADAAAVREKASLPGCVLIDNPEWEEGMGSSLRAGLASLPDTGADAALVSLVDQPGIGPDAVARVYAAYRSPATLAAAAYDGERGHPVLFGADHWPGIAASAVGDRGARAYLKEHAGEIALVECGDVAQAYDIDTPADLIHLE, from the coding sequence ATGACGAATCCGATGATCGCCGGGCTTCTCCTCGCCGCGGGCGGTGGGCGGCGCCTGGGCGGCCGCCCGAAGGCACTCCTCGATCACCAGGGGCGGCCCCTGGTGGAGCACGCTGTCCGCGTCCTGCGCGAGGCCGGTTGCACGCGCGTGCACGTGGTACTCGGGGCGGACGCCGCCGCCGTACGCGAGAAGGCCTCGCTCCCCGGCTGCGTACTGATCGACAACCCCGAGTGGGAGGAAGGGATGGGTTCGTCTCTACGGGCCGGGCTCGCCTCCCTGCCTGACACGGGCGCCGACGCCGCTCTCGTCTCGCTCGTCGATCAGCCGGGCATCGGCCCGGACGCGGTGGCCCGCGTGTACGCCGCCTACCGCTCGCCCGCCACCCTCGCGGCAGCCGCGTACGACGGTGAACGCGGCCACCCGGTGCTCTTCGGCGCGGACCACTGGCCGGGCATCGCGGCGAGCGCGGTCGGTGATCGCGGGGCGCGCGCCTATCTGAAGGAACACGCCGGGGAGATCGCGCTCGTCGAGTGCGGGGATGTGGCCCAGGCGTACGACATCGACACGCCCGCCGACCTGATCCACCTTGAGTGA
- a CDS encoding DUF5955 family protein, with product MLRSVGQRRVTGSEEDPRVAELGTAVSRLRRELAAHPAEFPDRGIAEDELAALAAMALSGAPEVPRLRRSLLLVAGAIGSVSALASGLAAVRGAVELFGEPGPR from the coding sequence GTGTTGCGGAGCGTGGGGCAGAGGCGAGTGACCGGCAGCGAGGAAGATCCGCGAGTGGCGGAATTGGGCACGGCGGTGTCCCGGCTGCGCCGAGAGCTCGCCGCGCATCCGGCCGAGTTCCCGGACCGGGGCATCGCCGAGGACGAGCTCGCGGCGCTGGCCGCGATGGCACTGAGCGGTGCTCCGGAGGTACCGAGGCTGCGCCGTTCACTGCTGCTCGTCGCGGGAGCGATCGGCTCCGTCAGCGCACTGGCCTCGGGCCTCGCGGCGGTCCGGGGAGCGGTGGAGCTCTTCGGGGAGCCGGGACCGAGGTAG
- the yczR gene encoding MocR-like transcription factor YczR — MADVRVVHDVDRRLGSRQLSQLVTGAAGGHPGYRALAHGIRTLLLDGRIPLHTRLPAERELATALGVSRATVTAAYDLLREGGYARSRRGAGTWTELPDGRRPSSVAAFPAGDGMLDLAVAAPGAPEAELSDALAAAALDLPRHASTPGYHPYGLPELREAVAERFTRRGLPTLPDQILITTGAQYALSLTLSLLGRPGDRILVENPSYPNALDAIRRAGLRATPVPVTDTGWDTGLVESTLRQAVPRLAYLVPDFQNPTGSLMPREQRVRILEAARATGSRLVIDETIAEIALDGPPPVPFAALAPHGVGEQVVTVGSLSKTHWGGLRIGWVRAGSRLVTELATARVPSDMSTPVIEQLVALHLLAGMDDVLRERLPRLRAQRDALAASLARRLPEWRWRTPPGGLSLWVDLGRPIASALARAALAHGVRIEGGARFGADPGTHEHRLRIPYTLPPTSGDEAVRRLAAALGDGLDTAATGGPRNWVA, encoded by the coding sequence ATGGCGGACGTACGCGTGGTCCACGACGTGGACCGGCGGCTCGGCAGCAGGCAGCTGTCCCAGTTGGTGACCGGCGCGGCGGGCGGCCATCCCGGCTACCGCGCCCTCGCCCACGGCATCCGCACCCTCCTCCTGGACGGCCGCATCCCCCTGCACACCCGGCTCCCCGCGGAACGCGAGCTCGCCACGGCCCTGGGTGTCAGCCGGGCCACCGTCACGGCCGCGTACGACCTCCTGCGCGAGGGCGGCTATGCCCGCAGCAGGCGCGGCGCGGGCACCTGGACCGAGCTGCCCGACGGGCGCCGCCCCTCCAGTGTGGCCGCGTTCCCGGCGGGCGACGGCATGCTGGACCTGGCGGTGGCGGCACCGGGCGCGCCCGAGGCGGAGCTCTCCGACGCGCTCGCCGCCGCGGCCCTCGACCTCCCCCGGCACGCCTCGACACCGGGTTACCACCCGTACGGGCTCCCGGAGTTGAGGGAAGCCGTCGCCGAGCGTTTCACTCGGCGCGGTCTTCCCACTCTCCCCGACCAGATCCTGATCACCACCGGCGCCCAGTACGCCCTCTCCCTCACGCTCTCCCTGCTCGGCAGGCCGGGCGACCGCATCCTGGTCGAGAATCCCTCGTACCCGAACGCCCTCGACGCGATCCGCCGCGCCGGTCTGCGTGCCACTCCCGTGCCGGTCACCGACACCGGCTGGGACACCGGCCTGGTCGAGTCGACGCTCCGTCAGGCGGTGCCGCGCCTGGCCTACTTGGTGCCCGACTTCCAGAATCCGACGGGCAGCCTGATGCCAAGGGAGCAGCGCGTACGCATCCTGGAGGCCGCCCGTGCCACCGGCAGCCGGCTCGTGATCGACGAGACGATCGCCGAGATCGCGCTCGACGGGCCACCGCCCGTGCCCTTCGCCGCGCTGGCCCCGCACGGCGTGGGCGAGCAAGTCGTCACCGTCGGTTCGCTGAGCAAGACGCACTGGGGCGGGCTGCGCATCGGCTGGGTGCGGGCGGGCTCACGGCTCGTCACGGAGCTGGCTACGGCGCGCGTTCCCTCCGACATGTCGACCCCGGTGATCGAGCAGCTCGTCGCGCTGCATCTGCTGGCCGGGATGGACGACGTCCTGCGTGAGCGGCTGCCCCGGCTGCGCGCGCAGCGGGACGCGCTGGCCGCCTCGCTCGCCCGGCGTCTCCCCGAGTGGCGCTGGCGGACGCCGCCGGGCGGCCTGTCGCTCTGGGTGGACCTGGGCAGGCCGATCGCATCGGCCCTGGCCCGCGCGGCGCTGGCCCACGGCGTCCGCATCGAGGGAGGCGCCCGCTTCGGCGCGGACCCGGGTACGCACGAACACCGCCTGCGCATCCCCTACACCCTGCCGCCCACCTCGGGCGATGAGGCGGTCCGCCGCCTGGCCGCAGCGCTGGGCGACGGCTTGGACACCGCGGCCACCGGGGGCCCACGCAACTGGGTCGCGTAA